The following proteins are co-located in the Spea bombifrons isolate aSpeBom1 chromosome 3, aSpeBom1.2.pri, whole genome shotgun sequence genome:
- the LOC128484163 gene encoding cysteine-rich venom protein TEL1-like, which produces MLLLAFLCLSPFLSSCFAEYEAILLGWPSEQANVNNQDTLCTETDGRPVTIPLENIKKMENVPLSSLSTSNPNVRSMIIDTHNSLRKIVNPPARNMLKMVWNDEAATMADNYAKMCLPNHSEPNLRKSTNFNGGENVFRSNFKASWDDVIKSFYSEVVDFEYGKGAKSPGVKIGHYTQLTWATSNQVGCAINYSSNNNLPYGFVCHYNPPGNNVSSMGYPYKSGPTCGDCPTACDNGLCSFTGQ; this is translated from the exons TATGAAGCCATATTACTGGGGTGGCCATCAGAACAGGCAAATGTGAACAACCAAGACACCTTGTGTACAGAAACAGATGGAAGACCTGTCACAATACCACTGgaaaacattaagaaaatg gaaaatgtgCCATTATCATCACTGTCGACAAGTAATCCAAATGTCAGAAGTATGATTATTGACACACACAACTCCTTGAGAAAAATAGTCAATCCACCCGCACGTAACATGCTGAAAATG GTCTGGAATGATGAGGCTGCTACAATGGCAGATAATTATGCTAAAATGTGTTTGCCGAATCACAGCGAACCAAATCTCAGAAAGAGCACAA ATTTTAACGGCGGAGAAAATGTATTCAGGTCAAATTTCAAAGCCTCCtgggatgatgtcataaaatcATTTTACAGTGAAGTTGTAGATTTTGAATATGGAAAAGGAGCTAAATCTCCTGGTGTAAAGATTGGCCATTATACACAG TTGACATGGGCTACCTCAAACCAGGTTGGCTGTGCTATTAACTATTCCTCCAACAACAACCTCCCATACGGATTTGTCTGCCATTACAACCCTCC GGGAAACAATGTTAGCTCAATGGGATACCCATACAAATCTGGACCTACATGCGGAGACTGTCCAACGGCATGCGACAACGGCCTCTgca gttttacaggacaatga